A stretch of the Manis pentadactyla isolate mManPen7 chromosome 16, mManPen7.hap1, whole genome shotgun sequence genome encodes the following:
- the LOC118927746 gene encoding anthrax toxin receptor-like, with protein sequence MSFITYSTHGHVNMQLTSDRKKINNALVEMLYILPSGAINMEHGLEKANEQIKRTRAAGQRVPTLIIVLTGGELLPESFAKTQVEAAKSRQLGATLYFVGMEDYQLYQLREIAGEEDHVFGVDNGYSGLEDIVGPLIVRSCVQIMSVDYSTTCARGKNEVKVIGKGFENTQKEEVVCQFRIRKKTIRMKAVSVEDTSITCPGPKLNDRGQAVFIDISLNNGLTFFKTDLDVSRRNCVTSREGSPPAVTTAVPLCALLEDEPEDTEDTYPDKVSPRLESLTFKPIYWVVPIVSLPFLLLACCCFCPCYIQCGPTMGCLKDHMVTVQQSSLKQQPKSQRSQAVPPKGSPKETGRSDPMPARVQRPRQEVCPQCAALSRQEGHTVIMSYYNEYKMTMQVNYHDVRLQMPIVDHPAVHSTNPAAIPPSSAARAHGARVPTQLLPI encoded by the exons aaaaaaaataaacaatgctCTTGTCGAAATGCTCTATATACTACCTAGCGGAGCCATAAATATGGAGCACGGATTGGAAAAG GCCAATGAGCAGATCAAAAGAACACGTGCTGCAG GACAGAGGGTTCCCACCCTCATCATCGTGCTGACAGGTGGAGAACTGCTGCCAGAATCATTTGCAAAGACACAAGTTGAA GCTGCAAAATCCAGGCAGTTGGGGGCAACTCTGTATTTTGTGGGCATGGAAGATTATCAGCTATACCAG CTACGGGAAATTGCTGGCGAAGAGGATCATGTGTTTGGAGTGGACAATGGATACAGTGGACTGGAAGACATCGTTGGTCCC ctCATAGTGAGGTCATGTGTGCAGATTATGTCTGTGGATTACTCCACTACCTGTGCTAGAG GTAAGAATGAAGTCAAGGTTATTGGGAAAGGTTTTGAAAACACACAGAAGGAAGAAGTCGTCTGTCAATTTCGAATTCGAAAGAAAACCATCC GAATGAAGGCTGTGTCTGTGGAAGATACCTCCATTACATGCCCAGGACCGAAGTTAAATGATCGGGGCCA GGCCGTCTTCATCGATATCAGCCTGAATAATGGCCTCACCTTCTTCAAGACGGATTTAGATGTCAGCAGGAGGAACTGTGTGACTTCCAGG GAGGGGTCCCCACCTGCTGTGACAACAGCTGTGCCGCTATGTGCCCTTCTCGAAGATGAGCCGGAAGACACGGAGGATACTTACCCAGATAAAGTGTCTCCCAGGCTAGAGTCCCTCACCTTCAAGCCTATCTACTGGGTTGTGCCTATCGTGTcgctgccctttctcctgctggCGTGCTGTTGTTTCTGCCCATGCTACATTCAGTGT GGACCCACCATGGGGTGTCTCAAAGATCACATGGTCACAGTCCAACAGTCAAGTTTGAAACAGCAACCTAAGTCCCAACGGAGCCAGGCCGTTCCACCCAAAGGAAGCCCAAAGGAAACGGGGCGGAGCGATCCAATGCCGGCTCGGGTGCAGCGCCCTCGGCAAGAGGTTTGCCCGCAG TGCGCAGCGTTATCGAGACAGGAGGGCCACACGGTGATTATGTCGTATTATAATGAATACAAAATGACAATGCAG GTAAATTATCATGATGTCCGCCTACAGATGCCCATCGTGGATCATCCTGCCGTGCACAGCACCAACCCAGCTGCCATTCCTCCATCCTCAGCAGCACGTGCTCACGGTGCCAGGGTCCCAACCCAGTTGCTGCCCATCTGA